The Capillibacterium thermochitinicola genomic sequence CAAGTGATCGCCCCCGGGAGCATAGAATACACCGTGCAGGGGCCGGTGGACAGCTTAAGTCCGGAGCTGAAGAAACGGCCCTACATCGTCCACAACCCCACCTTGACCCTGGTCCGGCTGACCCCGGAGGAACTGGAGGCCGTGGCCGGACTGGTGGCGGCCAAACTGAACAAAGCCCGGGGCCCGGTCAAAGTCCTCCTGCCCCTTAGAGGTTTTTCCTTCCCCAACCGTGAAGGGCACGAACTGTGGGACCCCGTTGGCAACCAGGCCTTCATCAGCGCCTTCAAAGCGCATCTTGCGCCGGCGATTGAGGTGGAGGAGGTGGATGCCCACATCAACGACCCAGAATTCATTGACCGGGTGGTTGCGAGCTATCTCGCCATGGTAAGCAAATAGGGAGGTGTAGTTAGACAATGACAATCAGAGAACAACTGTCGGGCGTTTTCACCCCGATGGTCACCCCGTTTAAGAACGATGAAATCCTCTACGACGGGATCGTCGAAAACGTCAAAAAGATGAACCGGACCGGACTGCGCGGCTACTTTGTGTTGGGGACCAACGGCGAATTCCGCTCCCTGTCGGTGGAAGAGCGCCTGAAAGTCCTGAAGACCGTCGTGGACAATGCGGCGCCGGACAAAATCGTCATGGCGGGCACCAGCGCCGAGAGCACCAAAGAGACCATCGACATCACCAAAGAAGCGGCGAAGATCGGTGCCAAAAGCGTGAGTCTTCTAATGCCCCACTTCTTCCGGAAACACCTGGACGACGACGCCTATACCGACTACATCATCAAAGTGGCGGATGCGTCGCCCGTTCCGGTCTTACTATACAACAACCCCTCCGTCGCGGCCGACGTTTTAATCAGCCCGGAAGTCATCCGGCGGGTGGCCGAACACCCCAACGTCGTCGGGATGAAAGACAGCTCCCGCGGCAACTACCAGAAATACTTAGAAGCAGCGGAAGGGAAAGACTTCTACCTCTTGGCCGGTTCGGCCGGTTTCTTCCTGGACCTCTTGAAAGCCGGCGGTGTGGGCGGCGTCCTGTCCCTGGCCAACGTCTTCCCCGACGCCTGTGCGAAACTCTACGAAGCCTATAAGGCGGGGAACATGGAAGAAGCCGAACAGCTCAACGCCAAACTGGTTGAGTTGAATAAAAAAG encodes the following:
- a CDS encoding dihydrodipicolinate synthase family protein, whose product is MTIREQLSGVFTPMVTPFKNDEILYDGIVENVKKMNRTGLRGYFVLGTNGEFRSLSVEERLKVLKTVVDNAAPDKIVMAGTSAESTKETIDITKEAAKIGAKSVSLLMPHFFRKHLDDDAYTDYIIKVADASPVPVLLYNNPSVAADVLISPEVIRRVAEHPNVVGMKDSSRGNYQKYLEAAEGKDFYLLAGSAGFFLDLLKAGGVGGVLSLANVFPDACAKLYEAYKAGNMEEAEQLNAKLVELNKKVSGFGGVAAVKSAMNLAGYTGGDPRHPLRPLTAEQKADLEANIKALGFI